In one Pseudodesulfovibrio tunisiensis genomic region, the following are encoded:
- the aat gene encoding leucyl/phenylalanyl-tRNA--protein transferase, whose product MVIYRLFEEPVFPDPEEADPDGLLAVGGDLSPQRLVNAYANGIFPWYSEDSPILWWSTDPRLVLLPDQLHVPRSLRRLLRKDAFSFTLDAAFDEVIRACAQSGRPEQDGTWLVEEMIEAYTDLHELGVAHSVEAWQDGQLAGGLYGVSLGRAFFGESMFYRVPDASKAAFVTLVRQLERWKFQLVDCQQTTEHLLRFGAFEMPRFRFLSTLRDALEFPDRKGPWRFDSQEECDS is encoded by the coding sequence ATGGTCATTTACCGGCTTTTCGAGGAACCTGTTTTCCCTGATCCGGAAGAAGCTGATCCGGACGGGCTTCTTGCCGTGGGTGGCGATCTCAGCCCTCAACGGCTTGTCAACGCCTATGCCAACGGCATTTTTCCCTGGTATTCGGAAGATTCCCCCATCCTGTGGTGGTCCACCGACCCCAGACTCGTGCTGCTGCCAGATCAGTTGCACGTGCCGCGCAGTCTGCGTCGGCTTTTGCGGAAGGATGCGTTTTCCTTCACGCTGGATGCGGCCTTTGACGAGGTGATCCGGGCATGCGCCCAGTCCGGCAGGCCGGAGCAGGACGGCACCTGGCTGGTGGAAGAGATGATCGAAGCCTACACTGACCTGCACGAACTGGGAGTTGCCCACAGTGTGGAGGCATGGCAGGACGGGCAGCTTGCTGGCGGACTGTACGGCGTGTCCTTGGGCCGGGCGTTTTTCGGGGAATCCATGTTCTACCGCGTGCCGGATGCGTCCAAGGCCGCGTTTGTCACTCTGGTCCGTCAACTGGAGCGCTGGAAGTTTCAACTGGTGGATTGCCAGCAGACCACGGAGCATCTCCTGCGCTTTGGTGCGTTCGAGATGCCTCGGTTCCGGTTTCTGTCCACGCTGCGGGACGCACTGGAGTTTCCGGACAGGAAGGGCCCCTGGCGGTTTGATTCTCAGGAAGAATGCGATTCCTGA
- the clpA gene encoding ATP-dependent Clp protease ATP-binding subunit ClpA, which translates to MLSKELENALTVAVNEVKRRNHEFLTLEHLLFAIASGDQGEEILEACGADLEKLRDQLSRFFVENMEALPEGTETEVIQTLGVRRVLQRAVWQKKASGKDIVDVGDVIAAMFDEEDSYAVYFLRTHDVSRLDILEYISHGMASGEEWGGGPEEEPHRPLRDVAPKPGDKKSPLEEFTVNLTDKAAEGRIDPLIGRGPELERTVQVLSRRRKNNPIFVGDPGVGKTAMAEGLALMIVEGNVPKEFLNAEVHALDMGALLAGTKYRGDFEARLKGVLAQLKTNPDAILFVDEIHTIVGAGSVSGGSMDASNILKPMLQSGEIRCIGSTTFEEYKNHFEKDRALSRRFQKIEIAEPSVEETIAILKGLKPHYEQFHGVSYSHYALKSAAELSARHITDRHLPDKAIDVMDEAGALYKLSGRKRKDDRIKVADIEKVVARMARIPARRLSVTDKLRLQGLEEDLKSVVFGQNEAVDVLARSIKRSRAGMKQAGRPVGSFLLVGPTGVGKTELARQLASCMGIGFLRFDMSEYMEKHAVARLIGAPPGYVGFDQGGLLTDGIRKTPHCVVLFDEIEKAHPDVFNILLQVMDYATLTDNNGRKADFRHVVLLMTSNAGAREVARGSIGFRRDEESDRRSGAVKAIEKVFSPEFRNRLDAVVPFSALDTDVMERIVDKFIGELNGQLAEHRVEVRLTPSARARLAELGYDPAMGARPMSRIIQNEIKDAIADELLFGRLMKGGVVEVDFAGKAVKERSTISFGPSGEFAFSYESASGK; encoded by the coding sequence ATGCTCAGCAAGGAACTGGAAAACGCCCTGACCGTCGCGGTCAACGAAGTGAAGCGGCGCAACCATGAATTCCTGACTCTGGAACACCTGTTGTTTGCCATTGCTTCCGGTGATCAGGGTGAGGAAATACTTGAGGCGTGCGGCGCTGATCTGGAAAAGCTGCGCGATCAGCTTTCGCGTTTTTTCGTGGAGAACATGGAGGCGCTGCCCGAAGGGACCGAGACCGAGGTCATCCAGACTCTCGGGGTGCGGCGCGTGCTGCAACGGGCCGTGTGGCAGAAGAAGGCCTCCGGCAAGGATATCGTGGACGTGGGCGACGTGATCGCGGCCATGTTCGACGAAGAGGATTCCTATGCGGTCTATTTCCTGCGCACCCATGACGTGTCCCGTCTGGACATTCTGGAATACATCTCCCACGGCATGGCCTCCGGCGAGGAATGGGGTGGCGGGCCGGAAGAGGAACCGCATCGCCCGTTGCGCGATGTTGCGCCCAAGCCCGGAGACAAGAAGAGTCCGCTTGAGGAATTTACGGTCAATCTGACCGACAAGGCCGCCGAGGGCAGGATCGATCCGCTCATCGGCAGGGGGCCGGAACTGGAGCGCACCGTGCAGGTGCTTTCCCGTCGTCGCAAGAACAATCCCATTTTCGTGGGCGACCCGGGTGTTGGCAAGACCGCCATGGCCGAAGGGCTGGCCCTGATGATCGTGGAAGGCAATGTGCCCAAGGAGTTCCTGAACGCCGAGGTCCATGCTCTGGACATGGGCGCGCTTCTGGCCGGAACCAAGTATCGTGGCGATTTCGAGGCCCGGCTCAAGGGCGTGCTGGCTCAGCTCAAGACCAATCCCGACGCCATTCTGTTCGTGGACGAGATTCATACCATCGTGGGCGCAGGTTCCGTGAGCGGGGGCAGCATGGATGCCTCGAACATTCTCAAGCCCATGCTCCAGTCCGGGGAAATCCGCTGTATCGGGTCCACCACATTCGAGGAATACAAGAATCATTTCGAAAAGGACCGCGCCCTGTCGCGCCGGTTTCAGAAGATCGAGATAGCCGAACCTTCCGTGGAAGAGACCATTGCCATTCTCAAGGGACTCAAGCCGCATTACGAGCAGTTCCACGGGGTGAGCTATTCCCATTATGCGCTCAAGTCCGCTGCAGAACTGTCTGCCCGGCATATCACGGATCGGCATCTGCCGGACAAGGCCATTGACGTGATGGACGAAGCCGGTGCCCTGTACAAGCTGTCCGGCAGAAAGCGCAAGGACGACCGCATCAAGGTCGCGGATATTGAAAAGGTCGTGGCGCGCATGGCGCGCATTCCGGCTCGCAGGCTGTCCGTGACCGACAAGTTGCGGCTTCAGGGACTTGAGGAAGATCTCAAGAGCGTGGTCTTTGGCCAGAACGAGGCCGTGGATGTACTGGCCCGTTCCATCAAGCGTTCCCGCGCAGGCATGAAGCAGGCCGGTCGGCCGGTCGGCAGTTTTCTGCTCGTCGGTCCCACTGGGGTGGGCAAGACCGAACTGGCTCGTCAGCTTGCCTCCTGCATGGGAATCGGATTCCTGCGTTTCGACATGTCCGAATACATGGAAAAGCATGCCGTGGCACGACTCATCGGTGCGCCTCCGGGCTACGTGGGGTTCGATCAGGGCGGCCTGCTCACGGATGGCATCCGCAAGACCCCGCATTGCGTGGTGTTGTTCGACGAGATCGAAAAGGCGCATCCCGACGTGTTCAACATCCTGTTGCAGGTCATGGATTACGCCACGCTTACGGACAACAACGGGCGCAAGGCCGACTTCCGGCATGTGGTCCTGCTCATGACCTCCAATGCGGGGGCGCGCGAGGTTGCCAGGGGCAGCATCGGTTTTCGTCGCGACGAGGAGTCGGATCGCAGGAGCGGGGCGGTCAAGGCCATTGAAAAGGTGTTCAGCCCGGAATTTCGCAATCGACTGGATGCCGTGGTGCCTTTCTCTGCCTTGGATACCGATGTCATGGAGCGCATCGTGGACAAGTTCATCGGTGAACTCAACGGCCAGCTTGCCGAACACAGGGTGGAGGTCAGATTGACTCCGTCCGCCCGTGCGCGCTTGGCCGAACTGGGCTATGATCCGGCCATGGGCGCACGGCCCATGAGCAGAATCATTCAGAACGAGATCAAGGATGCCATTGCCGACGAACTGCTGTTCGGACGGCTCATGAAGGGCGGCGTGGTCGAGGTCGATTTTGCGGGCAAGGCCGTGAAGGAACGGTCAACGATTTCGTTCGGCCCATCCGGCGAATTCGCCTTTTCCTACGAATCCGCCTCGGGAAAGTAA
- a CDS encoding ATP-dependent Clp protease adaptor ClpS codes for MTEPATGDGFQPEVIDEREVREPRKYKVLMHNDDYTTMDFVVEVLIRVFHKSEAQATTIMMAIHNQGVGVCGIFTAEVAETKVDLVHRLAKGAGFPLRCSMEGV; via the coding sequence ATGACTGAACCTGCGACAGGTGATGGCTTTCAGCCAGAGGTCATTGACGAACGCGAGGTCCGGGAACCTCGCAAGTACAAGGTCCTCATGCACAATGACGACTACACCACCATGGATTTCGTGGTGGAGGTCCTGATTCGGGTCTTTCACAAGAGCGAGGCCCAGGCCACGACCATCATGATGGCCATTCACAATCAGGGAGTGGGCGTCTGCGGAATCTTCACGGCCGAGGTTGCCGAAACAAAGGTGGATTTGGTTCACCGGCTGGCCAAAGGTGCCGGCTTTCCATTGAGATGCAGCATGGAAGGTGTTTGA
- a CDS encoding class IV adenylate cyclase — MSLECEVKFPEVDPSELAARLVRAGAESLGRYLERNLVFDDASRSLREASILLRLRSRQGESVLTVKRPPDNPVPSSLKVFEELETHVADFQIMRAILEALGYSVAFGYDKVRARFRFMDCVVCVDELPFGCFAEIEGSEETVWPCARVLGLERATASTETYHALNRAHRERNGLKPDENFTFSRERLDRIRLELENL; from the coding sequence ATGTCTCTGGAATGTGAAGTAAAATTCCCGGAAGTGGATCCTTCGGAACTTGCTGCTCGGCTTGTCCGGGCCGGGGCCGAATCCCTGGGACGGTATCTGGAACGCAACCTCGTGTTCGATGATGCGAGCCGTTCGCTCAGGGAGGCGTCCATCCTGCTTCGCCTGCGCAGCAGGCAGGGAGAGAGCGTACTCACTGTCAAGCGTCCACCGGACAATCCTGTCCCTTCCAGCCTCAAGGTGTTCGAGGAGCTGGAAACCCACGTCGCCGATTTCCAGATCATGCGGGCCATTCTGGAGGCCTTGGGATACTCCGTGGCTTTTGGCTATGACAAGGTGCGGGCCAGGTTCCGGTTCATGGATTGCGTGGTTTGCGTGGATGAACTGCCGTTCGGCTGTTTTGCGGAAATCGAGGGAAGCGAGGAAACCGTGTGGCCGTGCGCCCGGGTTCTGGGGCTGGAACGGGCAACCGCATCCACGGAAACCTATCATGCCCTGAATCGTGCCCATCGGGAGAGGAACGGGTTGAAGCCCGATGAAAATTTCACGTTTTCCCGGGAAAGACTGGACAGAATCCGGTTGGAACTGGAGAATCTCTAA
- the crcB gene encoding fluoride efflux transporter CrcB, with product MLTKVLFLAMGGAAGTLSRYWLSGVAQRFFGSGFPAGTAAVNLLGCLFFGTVWGYLENRVAPGSQIRLLVLTGFMGAFTTFSTYMFETANLVKFGQLAMAFANVAGQSLAGLALVFAGMAFGRLL from the coding sequence ATGTTGACCAAAGTACTTTTTCTCGCAATGGGCGGTGCGGCAGGCACCCTTTCCCGCTACTGGCTCTCGGGCGTGGCCCAACGCTTTTTCGGCTCGGGCTTTCCGGCAGGCACCGCAGCCGTGAACCTGCTCGGATGCCTGTTCTTCGGCACGGTGTGGGGCTATCTGGAAAACCGCGTGGCTCCCGGCAGTCAGATTCGGCTTCTCGTGCTCACGGGATTCATGGGCGCATTTACCACCTTTTCCACCTACATGTTCGAAACCGCCAACCTCGTCAAATTCGGCCAACTGGCCATGGCGTTCGCCAATGTGGCCGGACAGAGCCTCGCAGGTCTTGCACTGGTCTTTGCCGGAATGGCCTTCGGTCGTCTGCTGTAA
- a CDS encoding DUF190 domain-containing protein, translated as MKLLEKAERLRIYIGEDDKHGRKPLVDAIVEEARRQGLAGATAFRGLSGFGANSRIHTNKILRLSEDLPLVVEIVEHPERIEAFLPVLDTMIGEGMITREPVKVIAYRHGKKHG; from the coding sequence ATGAAACTGCTGGAAAAAGCCGAACGGCTCAGAATCTATATCGGCGAAGACGACAAGCACGGACGCAAACCTCTGGTGGATGCCATCGTGGAGGAAGCCAGAAGGCAGGGTCTTGCCGGAGCAACGGCATTTCGCGGCCTGAGCGGCTTCGGGGCGAACAGCCGCATTCATACCAACAAGATTCTCCGCCTGTCCGAGGATTTGCCTCTGGTGGTGGAAATCGTGGAACATCCGGAACGCATCGAAGCCTTTCTTCCGGTTCTGGACACCATGATCGGCGAAGGCATGATCACTCGCGAGCCTGTGAAGGTCATTGCCTACCGCCACGGCAAGAAACACGGCTGA
- a CDS encoding protein-glutamate methylesterase/protein-glutamine glutaminase yields MANKIRVLIVDDSAVVRQTLEDILSSDPDIEVIGTAIDPFVAAERLKKEVPDVITLDIEMPRMDGLTFLRKLMAQHPIPVVICSSVAAQGTETALKALEYGAIEIISKPKVGTKKFLEESKIRLCDAVKAAAMSKPGKAKLIKPLTVKPKLDADAVIPMAKPQHISATEKICLVGASTGGTEALRVFLEQLPVGCPPVAIVQHMPEHFTAAFARRLNSICAIDIKEAEDGDNMVRGQALIAPGNRHMLLKRSGSRYYVEVKEGPLVSRHRPSVDVLFRSGARYGGRNVVAAIMTGMGDDGAKGMRELFDVGAYTIAQDEATCVVFGMPQEAIKAGGVNKVMPLQRIAQEMVRMCG; encoded by the coding sequence ATGGCAAACAAGATTCGCGTTCTCATCGTGGATGATTCCGCAGTGGTGAGGCAGACTTTGGAGGACATCCTTTCCTCTGACCCGGATATCGAGGTCATTGGTACGGCCATTGACCCGTTCGTGGCCGCGGAGCGTTTGAAAAAGGAAGTTCCCGACGTCATTACCCTGGATATTGAAATGCCGCGGATGGATGGTCTGACCTTTCTCCGCAAGCTCATGGCCCAGCATCCCATTCCCGTGGTCATCTGCTCCTCGGTGGCGGCCCAGGGAACGGAAACAGCTCTCAAGGCTCTGGAATACGGAGCAATCGAGATCATCAGCAAGCCGAAAGTCGGCACCAAGAAATTTCTGGAAGAATCCAAGATCAGGCTGTGCGACGCAGTCAAGGCCGCGGCCATGAGCAAGCCGGGCAAGGCCAAGCTCATCAAGCCGCTTACGGTCAAACCCAAACTGGATGCGGATGCGGTTATTCCCATGGCCAAACCCCAGCACATTTCCGCCACGGAGAAAATCTGCCTCGTGGGTGCGTCCACGGGTGGGACCGAGGCTCTGCGAGTGTTTCTGGAGCAACTGCCTGTCGGCTGTCCGCCGGTTGCCATCGTGCAGCACATGCCCGAGCATTTCACCGCAGCCTTTGCCCGGCGACTCAATTCCATCTGCGCCATCGACATCAAGGAAGCCGAGGACGGGGACAACATGGTTCGCGGACAGGCGCTCATTGCTCCGGGCAACAGACACATGCTGCTCAAGCGGAGCGGCTCCCGGTATTATGTCGAGGTCAAGGAAGGCCCGCTGGTTTCCCGGCACAGGCCGTCGGTGGACGTGCTGTTCCGCTCCGGAGCCAGATACGGGGGCAGGAATGTCGTTGCGGCCATCATGACCGGGATGGGCGATGACGGTGCCAAGGGCATGCGCGAATTGTTCGACGTGGGCGCATATACCATTGCTCAGGACGAGGCGACCTGCGTCGTGTTCGGCATGCCGCAGGAAGCAATCAAGGCGGGCGGCGTGAACAAGGTCATGCCGTTGCAGCGCATAGCTCAGGAAATGGTTCGCATGTGCGGGTAG
- a CDS encoding chemotaxis protein CheA, with translation MSDDLNRQIFKEEAYDLLSELEGTLLELEQAPEDMDLINRIFRALHTIKGSGSMFGFEDIAEFTHEVETVFDLVRNEELAVTGELCNLALKSRDYIQKMLDNSESDDVVDPHEMEAILSGLQGLLSGGGAEEDVSAGEEAAVESESESSEIETAEPEAESVTFHLVLRSKNPSESDGEKLQSLFEELERLGAFSLLSTPEGSGEPVWEGELVSTHSREDVQDIFFFAEIDLDVTIAEAGAPSGDAAEDVSAPEPESKPVVEVRPEPAPAPTPKAAEDSAEDDTEDAPRLGEMLVKSGEVSEDDVKEALAKQKPLGQILAENGKVSRERVDKAVQQQAQAKEEQASKRRQEVVSSIRVAADKLDYLVDLVGELVIVQAQITQVVGERSDPQMTALAEELERLSDELRDSTLGIRMLPIGTTFSKFRRLVRDLSAELGKEIGLSTSGAETELDKTVIERLGDPLVHLLRNSIDHGIEQPADRKAKGKPEKGMILLSAEHSGGEVLIRITDDGKGMDPKAIREKAIEKGLIASDAELTEKELLKQIFEPGFSTASQVTSVSGRGVGMDVVKRAIDSLRGTIDIDSKPGKGTTITIRLPLTLAIIDGLQVCVEDGYYVIPLSLVEECVELTRETVDESDSGQRILYLRGEIVPYIHLRDWFDIEGESPPIEQIVICGVEGSRVGIVVDTVIGEHQTVIKSLSRVYKDVEGLSGATIKGDGSIALILDVPSLVRRVIAESQ, from the coding sequence ATGTCGGATGATCTCAATAGACAGATTTTCAAAGAAGAGGCCTATGACCTTCTGAGCGAACTCGAGGGGACGCTGCTCGAGTTGGAGCAGGCTCCCGAGGACATGGACCTCATCAACCGGATATTCCGGGCCCTGCATACCATCAAGGGGTCCGGCTCCATGTTTGGGTTCGAGGATATCGCGGAATTCACCCATGAGGTGGAAACCGTGTTCGACCTTGTTCGCAACGAGGAACTCGCAGTTACCGGGGAATTGTGCAATCTGGCGCTCAAGTCCAGAGATTACATCCAGAAAATGTTGGACAATTCCGAAAGCGACGACGTTGTCGACCCGCACGAGATGGAAGCCATTCTTTCGGGGTTGCAGGGATTGCTTTCCGGTGGCGGAGCTGAGGAGGACGTGTCCGCCGGGGAAGAGGCGGCTGTCGAATCCGAGTCCGAATCCTCTGAAATCGAAACCGCCGAGCCGGAAGCCGAGAGCGTGACGTTTCATCTTGTCCTTCGTTCGAAGAACCCTTCGGAATCCGATGGTGAGAAACTGCAATCCCTGTTCGAGGAACTGGAGCGGCTCGGTGCTTTTTCCCTGCTGTCCACGCCGGAAGGATCGGGCGAGCCCGTATGGGAGGGCGAACTTGTTTCCACGCATTCCCGCGAGGATGTGCAGGACATTTTTTTCTTTGCGGAAATCGATCTGGACGTGACGATTGCCGAGGCCGGAGCCCCGTCCGGGGATGCGGCTGAAGACGTGTCGGCTCCCGAACCCGAATCGAAGCCTGTAGTGGAAGTCCGGCCGGAGCCTGCCCCTGCTCCGACGCCCAAGGCGGCTGAAGATTCCGCCGAGGATGATACCGAGGATGCTCCAAGGCTTGGCGAAATGCTCGTCAAGAGCGGGGAAGTGTCCGAAGACGACGTCAAGGAGGCATTGGCCAAGCAGAAACCGCTTGGCCAGATTCTCGCCGAGAATGGCAAGGTCTCCCGGGAGCGGGTGGACAAGGCAGTGCAGCAGCAGGCGCAGGCCAAGGAAGAGCAGGCGTCCAAACGCCGTCAGGAAGTCGTGTCGAGCATTCGCGTGGCTGCGGACAAACTGGACTATCTGGTCGATCTGGTCGGCGAACTGGTCATTGTTCAGGCTCAGATCACGCAGGTCGTCGGAGAACGCAGCGATCCGCAGATGACGGCTCTGGCGGAGGAATTGGAGCGACTTTCCGACGAATTGCGGGATTCCACTCTGGGAATTCGCATGCTGCCCATCGGCACCACGTTCAGCAAGTTCCGTCGTCTGGTGCGGGACCTGTCCGCCGAACTCGGCAAGGAGATCGGTCTGTCCACCAGCGGTGCGGAAACCGAGCTGGACAAGACCGTGATCGAACGGCTCGGCGACCCTCTCGTGCACCTTCTGCGCAACAGCATTGATCACGGCATTGAGCAGCCTGCGGACAGAAAGGCCAAGGGCAAGCCGGAAAAGGGCATGATTCTGCTTTCCGCGGAACATTCCGGCGGCGAGGTGCTCATTCGCATCACGGATGACGGCAAGGGCATGGATCCCAAGGCCATTCGTGAAAAGGCGATTGAAAAGGGTCTGATCGCGTCGGATGCCGAGCTGACGGAAAAGGAACTTCTGAAACAGATTTTCGAGCCCGGTTTTTCCACGGCCTCACAGGTGACAAGCGTGTCCGGGCGGGGCGTGGGCATGGATGTGGTGAAGCGCGCCATTGATTCGTTGCGCGGCACCATAGACATCGACAGCAAGCCGGGCAAGGGCACCACCATCACCATTCGGCTGCCCCTGACTCTGGCCATCATCGATGGACTTCAGGTGTGCGTGGAGGACGGATACTACGTCATCCCGCTGAGCCTGGTCGAAGAGTGCGTGGAACTGACCCGGGAAACCGTGGATGAGAGCGATTCCGGGCAGCGCATTCTCTATCTGCGCGGAGAGATTGTTCCCTACATTCATCTGCGCGACTGGTTCGACATCGAGGGAGAAAGTCCGCCCATTGAACAGATAGTGATCTGCGGCGTGGAAGGTTCCAGAGTGGGCATTGTCGTGGATACCGTGATCGGCGAACATCAGACTGTCATCAAGAGCCTGAGCCGGGTTTACAAGGACGTGGAAGGCTTGTCCGGTGCGACCATCAAGGGAGACGGTTCCATTGCGCTGATTCTGGACGTTCCCAGCCTGGTGCGCCGGGTGATTGCCGAATCCCAATAG
- a CDS encoding methyl-accepting chemotaxis protein, whose protein sequence is MRRLLHDVAGAGDVEEACDLVRGESAFEGVGNLLEAEAVRKSFYRDALKVLGNPALLTDGEGRILLTTESLLQLLKKSGDQVVGHTVSQAFYNTEGTSITEKVLNSGRAEDSITELKLWDGRSVTVRIFANLVFDASGKPVGVATSFVDLSEQVQRRREAEEQKQHIEKIGNELSVLAENVASATELLSASADEQANGALKQRNQTASVATAMEEMTATVFEVAKNASNTSEAAEEARKAAGDGVSMVTQAVGAINKVAESADRLAQEVGELDSQAEEIGRIINVINDIADQTNLLALNAAIEAARAGEAGRGFAVVADEVRKLAEKTVAATKEVEEAIVTIQSRSRHAMEAMQQTEGQVTESTSLSNQAGYALQHIQDRTEDMVGQVAQIATAAEQQSAAAEEINRSVDEIAVIAGEADEAAGQAASATRDLAKLAQQLVDVSLSFGGDSGGQAKLRASEGEMKGILPKITQNFVKEKYGNGMYEHMQVEMGNPVFLPTGSYPDQVLMQMAEIVAERQGFTPRDFFLELGKHTVVQFHKMYTRYFKNESLKEFYLRMNDVHAQLTKDNPGINPPNFTYEDKGRVLFMNYRSGRGLFDYFEGILLGAAAFKKERVSVRITPFDEESARAEIEFLDMP, encoded by the coding sequence ATGCGTCGGCTGCTCCATGATGTGGCGGGGGCCGGGGATGTGGAAGAGGCCTGCGATCTGGTTCGCGGTGAAAGCGCTTTCGAGGGCGTGGGCAACTTGCTGGAAGCCGAGGCTGTGCGGAAGTCCTTTTATCGCGATGCGCTCAAGGTCCTCGGCAATCCGGCTCTGCTGACCGATGGTGAGGGGCGCATCCTGCTGACCACCGAATCTCTCCTTCAGCTTTTGAAAAAGTCCGGTGATCAGGTGGTCGGTCACACCGTGAGTCAGGCGTTTTACAACACCGAAGGAACCTCCATCACGGAAAAGGTGCTGAATTCCGGACGAGCCGAAGATTCCATCACGGAACTGAAGCTGTGGGATGGTCGCTCGGTAACAGTCCGAATCTTTGCCAATCTGGTCTTTGACGCTTCCGGCAAGCCTGTGGGCGTGGCCACTTCCTTTGTTGATTTGTCCGAACAGGTGCAGAGAAGGCGCGAAGCGGAAGAGCAGAAACAGCATATTGAAAAAATAGGAAATGAACTCAGTGTGTTGGCTGAAAATGTTGCGTCCGCTACCGAATTGCTTTCCGCATCTGCGGACGAGCAGGCGAACGGCGCGTTGAAACAGCGGAACCAGACCGCTTCCGTGGCCACGGCCATGGAGGAGATGACCGCCACGGTATTCGAAGTGGCCAAGAACGCCTCGAACACGTCCGAAGCCGCCGAGGAAGCGCGCAAGGCAGCAGGTGACGGCGTGAGCATGGTGACGCAGGCCGTGGGAGCCATCAACAAGGTGGCGGAATCCGCAGACCGGTTGGCTCAGGAAGTGGGGGAGCTGGATAGTCAGGCCGAGGAAATCGGGCGCATCATCAATGTGATCAACGACATTGCCGATCAGACGAACCTGTTGGCCCTCAACGCGGCCATCGAGGCTGCACGCGCCGGAGAAGCTGGGCGCGGCTTTGCCGTGGTGGCCGACGAGGTCAGGAAGCTTGCGGAAAAGACGGTTGCCGCCACCAAGGAGGTGGAGGAGGCCATTGTCACCATTCAAAGCCGGTCCCGTCACGCCATGGAGGCCATGCAGCAGACTGAAGGTCAGGTCACGGAAAGCACGTCGCTTTCCAATCAGGCCGGGTACGCCTTGCAGCATATTCAGGATCGTACCGAGGACATGGTGGGACAGGTTGCGCAGATCGCCACTGCAGCGGAACAGCAGTCCGCGGCTGCCGAAGAGATCAATCGGAGTGTCGATGAAATTGCCGTGATCGCTGGCGAGGCTGATGAGGCGGCCGGACAGGCTGCCAGCGCTACCCGTGATCTTGCCAAGCTTGCCCAGCAGCTCGTGGACGTGTCCCTGAGTTTCGGAGGCGACTCTGGCGGACAGGCCAAGCTTCGCGCTTCCGAGGGGGAGATGAAGGGCATTCTTCCCAAGATCACCCAGAATTTCGTGAAGGAGAAGTACGGAAACGGCATGTACGAGCACATGCAGGTGGAAATGGGGAATCCGGTCTTTTTGCCCACCGGCAGCTATCCTGATCAGGTGCTCATGCAAATGGCTGAAATCGTGGCTGAACGTCAGGGATTCACCCCAAGGGATTTCTTCCTTGAACTCGGCAAGCATACCGTGGTGCAGTTCCACAAGATGTACACCAGATACTTCAAGAACGAGTCGCTCAAGGAATTCTATTTGCGGATGAACGACGTGCATGCCCAGTTGACCAAGGACAATCCCGGCATCAATCCTCCCAATTTCACGTACGAGGACAAGGGGCGCGTTCTGTTCATGAATTATCGGTCCGGGCGAGGGCTGTTCGACTACTTCGAGGGCATTCTTCTCGGGGCTGCGGCGTTCAAGAAGGAACGGGTCTCCGTGCGGATCACGCCCTTTGACGAAGAGAGTGCCCGGGCAGAAATCGAGTTTCTGGACATGCCCTGA
- a CDS encoding DUF2062 domain-containing protein: MAQDARNPLDGQANQDKGWWPRTKRATRYWYLRVMRQRSSARNLAGAMALGMFIGAMPIIPFQSVVVIGLAFLFRVNKLTAWLATCYSNAFTMVPFYYFLFLVGKVVTPFKDVSFDPNHLEMRQLIESGWEVFVVIFSGGLAFGIPATILTYFISLFVIRRYRQRRAIRRLRKQTQL, encoded by the coding sequence GTGGCGCAGGATGCACGGAACCCCCTCGACGGGCAGGCCAATCAGGACAAGGGGTGGTGGCCCAGAACCAAACGGGCCACACGATACTGGTATCTGCGGGTCATGCGCCAGCGGTCTTCGGCCCGGAATCTGGCCGGAGCCATGGCGCTCGGCATGTTCATCGGCGCGATGCCCATCATTCCCTTTCAGTCGGTGGTGGTCATCGGTCTGGCGTTTCTGTTTCGCGTGAACAAGCTTACGGCATGGCTCGCCACCTGCTATTCCAACGCCTTCACCATGGTGCCGTTCTACTATTTCCTTTTTTTGGTCGGCAAGGTGGTTACCCCGTTCAAGGACGTGAGCTTCGATCCCAATCATCTGGAAATGCGTCAGCTCATCGAGTCCGGATGGGAGGTGTTCGTGGTGATATTTTCAGGTGGGCTGGCATTCGGGATTCCTGCCACCATTCTGACCTATTTCATTTCTCTTTTCGTGATTCGGCGATATCGCCAGCGGCGCGCCATCAGGCGCTTGCGCAAGCAAACCCAGCTGTAG